A stretch of Microbulbifer bruguierae DNA encodes these proteins:
- the pheS gene encoding phenylalanine--tRNA ligase subunit alpha has product MQELQSLTEQALALVEEASDLAALDQVRVDYLGKKGPLTALLKGLGKLSAEERPAAGAKINEAKQQVQAAINARREAMEKAAIEEKLAKETIDVTLPGRGEEQGSMHPITRTLRRIEEIFQRLGFSVEQGPEVEGDYYNFEALNIPAHHPARAMHDTFYIDPTTVLRTHTSSVQIRTMEKTNPPLRIICPGRVYRCDSDVTHSPMFHQVEGLVIDEGVSFADLKGCIDQFLKAFFEADVPVRFRPSYFPFTEPSAEADIQCTNCGGEGCRVCSGTGWLEILGCGMVHPNVFASCDIDSEKYSGFAFGLGVERMAMLRYGVNDLRLFFDNDLRFLKQF; this is encoded by the coding sequence ATGCAAGAATTGCAATCCCTCACCGAACAGGCACTTGCGCTGGTAGAAGAAGCCAGTGACCTGGCGGCACTGGATCAGGTGCGGGTAGATTACCTCGGTAAAAAAGGCCCGCTCACCGCATTGCTGAAAGGCCTCGGCAAACTGTCTGCCGAAGAGCGCCCGGCCGCGGGAGCCAAGATCAACGAAGCCAAGCAGCAAGTGCAGGCCGCCATCAATGCCCGTCGCGAAGCGATGGAGAAGGCCGCCATCGAGGAAAAGCTGGCCAAGGAAACCATCGACGTTACCCTGCCCGGGCGCGGTGAAGAGCAGGGCAGCATGCACCCCATCACCCGCACCCTGCGCCGCATTGAAGAAATCTTCCAGCGTCTCGGCTTTTCCGTAGAGCAGGGGCCTGAGGTCGAAGGTGACTATTACAACTTTGAAGCCCTGAACATCCCCGCGCATCACCCGGCGCGCGCGATGCACGATACCTTCTATATCGACCCGACCACGGTACTGCGCACGCACACCTCTTCGGTGCAGATCCGCACCATGGAAAAAACCAACCCGCCCCTGCGCATCATCTGCCCGGGCCGCGTGTACCGCTGTGATTCCGACGTCACCCATTCGCCCATGTTCCACCAGGTGGAAGGTCTGGTGATTGATGAAGGCGTGAGCTTTGCGGACCTGAAAGGCTGTATCGACCAGTTCCTCAAGGCCTTCTTTGAAGCGGACGTACCGGTGCGCTTCCGCCCGTCATACTTCCCGTTTACCGAGCCCTCCGCTGAGGCGGACATCCAGTGCACCAACTGCGGTGGCGAAGGCTGCCGCGTGTGTTCCGGCACCGGCTGGCTGGAAATTCTCGGCTGCGGCATGGTGCACCCGAACGTATTCGCCTCCTGCGATATCGACAGCGAAAAATACTCCGGTTTCGCCTTCGGCCTCGGTGTCGAGCGCATGGCCATGCTGCGCTACGGCGTGAACGACCTGCGCCTGTTCTTCGACAACGACCTGCGCTTCCTGAAGCAGTTCTAA
- the pheT gene encoding phenylalanine--tRNA ligase subunit beta, which translates to MKFSNAWLREWVNPDLTAQQLADQITMAGLEVDAVEAVAGEFSGVVVGEIVGCEQHPDADKLRVCKVKGHPEGEMQVVCGAPNARVGIKIPFALVGAKLPGDFKIKKAKLRGVESFGMLCAQTELELGDDSDGIWELPADAPTGTDLREYLLLNDSTIEVDLTPNRSDCLGVAGIAREVGVLNRCAVTEPSIEAVTPRIDDSLPVSLLAEDACPRYVGRVIRNIDISATTPLWMQERLRRSGVRSIDPVVDVTNYVLLELGQPMHAFDLAKLSGGIFVRMAEQGEKLTLLDAQEVELKSDTLVIADEKGPLAIAGIMGGLDSCVTENTKDIFLESAFFSPLAIAGKARSYGLHTDSSHRFERGVDYRLQEKAVERATQLLLDIVGGEPGPVHLREVTEAMPAERRITLRRERVKTGLGIALSDEEIVDIITRLGLEKLSESEEGWNFLVPSFRFDIAIEADLLEELARVYGYNRIPSVSMKASLDIVPRAEAAVAQSRLEQTLLARGYQEAITFSFIDSESSAKFDPDVEPVALQNPISAELSVMRTTLMAGLVKALQYNLNRQQDRLRLFETGLRFVPGQSVAELKQERMIAGLIYGTRQPEGWTGGKDLVDFYDIKADVEALLTHYEAEGEFTFAPAKHPALHPGQCAQVLRKGVPVGIIGALHPQLQQAFDLPKAAFLFELSLDAMGQAVIPSFAPLSKFPEVRRDLAVLADVETPVGHLAQTAVEAAGEFLTDFNIFDVYQGKGIDFNRKSVAMGLTFQHPSRTLTDEEINAAIEAVVGELKQKYNASLR; encoded by the coding sequence ATGAAATTCAGCAACGCATGGTTGCGGGAGTGGGTAAACCCGGACCTGACAGCACAACAGCTGGCCGACCAGATCACCATGGCAGGTCTGGAAGTGGACGCAGTAGAAGCGGTGGCTGGCGAATTTTCCGGTGTCGTAGTGGGCGAAATCGTTGGCTGCGAACAGCACCCGGACGCAGACAAACTGCGCGTATGTAAAGTAAAAGGCCACCCGGAAGGGGAAATGCAGGTCGTGTGCGGCGCGCCGAATGCCCGCGTCGGCATCAAGATCCCGTTTGCCCTGGTGGGCGCCAAGCTGCCCGGCGACTTCAAAATCAAAAAAGCCAAGCTGCGCGGTGTCGAGAGCTTCGGCATGCTGTGCGCCCAGACCGAGCTGGAATTGGGTGACGACAGCGACGGCATCTGGGAACTGCCCGCAGACGCGCCCACCGGCACCGATCTGCGTGAATACCTGCTGCTGAACGACAGCACCATCGAAGTGGACCTGACCCCCAACCGCTCCGACTGCCTCGGTGTAGCCGGCATCGCACGGGAAGTGGGTGTACTGAACCGCTGTGCGGTAACCGAGCCTTCCATTGAAGCCGTCACTCCACGTATCGACGACAGCCTGCCGGTATCCCTGCTGGCCGAAGACGCCTGCCCGCGCTATGTAGGCCGCGTTATCCGCAATATCGATATCAGCGCTACCACACCCCTGTGGATGCAGGAGCGCCTGCGTCGCAGTGGCGTGCGCAGCATCGACCCGGTGGTGGACGTTACCAACTATGTTCTGCTGGAATTGGGCCAGCCCATGCACGCCTTCGACCTCGCCAAACTGAGCGGCGGCATTTTTGTGCGCATGGCGGAGCAGGGCGAAAAGCTGACCCTGCTGGACGCGCAGGAAGTGGAACTGAAGTCCGATACCCTGGTAATCGCCGACGAAAAGGGCCCCCTGGCCATCGCCGGCATCATGGGTGGTCTCGATTCCTGCGTAACCGAAAACACCAAAGACATCTTCCTCGAAAGCGCCTTCTTCAGTCCGCTGGCCATCGCCGGTAAAGCGCGCTCTTACGGACTGCACACCGATTCCTCCCACCGCTTCGAGCGCGGGGTGGACTACCGACTGCAGGAAAAAGCCGTTGAACGCGCCACCCAGCTGCTGCTGGATATCGTTGGCGGTGAGCCGGGCCCGGTACACCTGCGCGAAGTCACCGAAGCCATGCCTGCCGAGCGCCGTATTACACTGCGCCGCGAGCGGGTGAAAACCGGCCTCGGTATCGCCCTCTCAGACGAGGAGATCGTCGACATCATTACCCGTCTGGGTCTGGAAAAGCTTTCTGAAAGCGAAGAGGGCTGGAATTTCCTCGTGCCCAGCTTCCGTTTTGATATCGCTATCGAAGCCGACCTGCTGGAAGAACTGGCGCGTGTATACGGCTACAACCGTATCCCCAGCGTGAGCATGAAAGCGTCGCTGGACATCGTGCCCCGCGCGGAAGCGGCCGTGGCCCAGTCCCGCCTGGAGCAGACCCTGCTGGCCCGTGGCTATCAGGAAGCGATCACCTTCAGCTTTATCGATAGTGAGTCCTCCGCCAAGTTCGATCCGGATGTGGAGCCAGTGGCCCTGCAGAACCCGATCAGCGCTGAACTGTCGGTAATGCGCACCACCTTGATGGCAGGCCTGGTCAAGGCGCTGCAATACAACCTGAATCGTCAGCAGGATCGCCTGCGCCTGTTCGAGACAGGCCTGCGTTTCGTGCCGGGTCAGTCCGTTGCAGAGCTGAAGCAAGAGCGCATGATTGCCGGCCTGATCTACGGCACTCGCCAGCCGGAAGGCTGGACCGGTGGCAAGGATCTGGTGGATTTCTACGACATCAAAGCGGACGTGGAAGCACTGCTGACCCACTACGAGGCAGAAGGGGAATTCACCTTCGCACCGGCGAAACACCCCGCACTGCACCCCGGCCAGTGCGCCCAGGTACTGCGCAAGGGCGTACCGGTGGGGATTATTGGTGCCCTGCATCCGCAGCTGCAGCAGGCATTCGATCTGCCCAAGGCCGCCTTCCTGTTCGAGCTGAGCCTGGACGCCATGGGGCAGGCGGTGATTCCGTCATTCGCACCGCTGTCCAAGTTCCCGGAAGTGCGCCGCGACCTGGCCGTGCTGGCCGATGTGGAAACCCCGGTAGGGCACCTTGCCCAGACCGCGGTGGAGGCCGCTGGTGAATTTTTGACAGACTTCAACATTTTTGACGTCTATCAGGGCAAAGGCATTGATTTTAATAGAAAAAGTGTCGCCATGGGCTTGACCTTTCAGCATCCCTCGCGCACCCTTACTGACGAAGAAATCAATGCCGCTATCGAAGCGGTGGTTGGTGAGTTAAAACAAAAATATAACGCCAGCCTGCGTTAA
- the ihfA gene encoding integration host factor subunit alpha, which produces MTEALTKAGLAEKLYEELGFNKREAKEIVEFFFEEIRNALENNEQVKLSGFGNFDLRDKSQRPGRNPKTGEEIPISARRVVTFKPGQKLKARVEEDAGSES; this is translated from the coding sequence ATGACAGAGGCACTGACCAAGGCCGGGCTCGCCGAAAAGTTGTACGAAGAGCTGGGTTTCAACAAGCGCGAAGCCAAAGAAATCGTCGAATTTTTCTTCGAAGAAATCCGCAACGCACTTGAAAATAACGAGCAGGTCAAACTGTCAGGGTTTGGCAATTTCGACTTGCGTGACAAAAGCCAGCGTCCGGGAAGGAACCCCAAGACTGGCGAAGAAATCCCCATATCCGCAAGAAGGGTGGTTACCTTCAAGCCGGGGCAAAAACTCAAGGCACGAGTAGAAGAAGATGCTGGAAGCGAGTCATAA
- a CDS encoding MerR family transcriptional regulator: MLEASHNSELPVIPGKRYFTIGEVSELCAVKPHVLRYWEQEFPQLSPVKRRGNRRYYQHQDVILIRQIRALLYEEGYTIGGARLQMETGSSEKVQTVQLQQVIPQMIAELESVLELLEVQA; the protein is encoded by the coding sequence ATGCTGGAAGCGAGTCATAACAGCGAATTGCCGGTAATTCCCGGTAAGCGCTATTTCACCATCGGTGAGGTCAGCGAGCTGTGTGCGGTCAAGCCTCATGTGTTGCGCTACTGGGAGCAGGAATTCCCTCAGCTCAGCCCCGTAAAGCGCCGCGGCAACCGCCGCTACTATCAGCACCAGGATGTCATCCTGATCCGCCAGATCCGCGCGCTCCTGTACGAAGAAGGCTACACCATCGGCGGCGCCCGCCTGCAGATGGAGACCGGCAGTTCAGAAAAAGTGCAGACCGTACAACTGCAGCAGGTGATCCCGCAAATGATCGCCGAACTGGAAAGTGTGCTGGAATTGCTGGAAGTCCAAGCCTGA
- a CDS encoding HNH endonuclease: protein MKTYNFTAGNEYTKNDIYHICNVPSEKQKGNWNTGYTNYEGDWFIFCNVGVAGRTGHDYKNKFIGDDLVWYGKNQSHIEQGSIQSLLSDETNVYIFYREEDRSPFIFAGQAYAKEYKNETPVQITWSFRSGTDTRPDILAEEVSEPEKYIEGSTKTISINVYERNPQARKDCLKAHGTTCSVCSFDFEREYGEIGKGFTHVHHLLPLAEIGEEYELNPVEDLRPVCPNCHAMLHKRRPAYSIEELKVLRESTEKQGSSR, encoded by the coding sequence ATGAAAACCTATAATTTCACTGCAGGCAATGAATATACGAAAAATGATATTTACCATATATGCAATGTACCCTCAGAAAAGCAAAAAGGAAACTGGAATACTGGCTATACAAATTATGAAGGAGACTGGTTTATTTTCTGTAATGTGGGAGTTGCCGGGCGTACGGGCCATGATTATAAGAATAAATTCATTGGTGATGACCTCGTTTGGTATGGAAAGAATCAATCACATATTGAGCAAGGATCAATCCAATCACTTTTGAGCGACGAAACTAACGTCTACATTTTTTACCGAGAAGAAGATCGATCACCGTTTATTTTTGCCGGCCAGGCTTATGCAAAAGAGTACAAAAACGAAACTCCAGTGCAAATCACGTGGAGCTTTAGAAGTGGCACCGACACTCGACCTGACATTTTAGCAGAGGAGGTTTCTGAGCCAGAGAAATACATCGAAGGCAGCACGAAGACTATCTCTATCAATGTTTACGAGCGAAACCCACAGGCGCGTAAAGATTGCCTAAAAGCCCACGGCACCACCTGCTCAGTTTGTAGTTTTGATTTCGAGCGGGAATACGGCGAAATTGGAAAAGGGTTCACCCACGTCCATCATCTACTTCCACTCGCGGAAATCGGTGAAGAGTATGAGCTCAACCCTGTAGAAGACCTAAGGCCTGTGTGCCCAAATTGTCACGCAATGCTGCACAAAAGAAGGCCCGCATACTCTATTGAAGAACTCAAGGTGCTCAGGGAATCGACAGAGAAGCAAGGGAGCAGCCGATAA
- a CDS encoding YecA family protein, which translates to MKIGRNAPCWCGSGKKFKKCHLDRDKQTPISEQTLYKQFNSFYSQKYCSVPEPMKDGCSGKIVKAHSISKSSSLKEISSNGHVLTTFKTGANFNNGFDISPQKIGLQKASTFTGFCNYHDNHLFQPIEKKDFEISEENCFLVAYRALTREIFVKEKSAGTFDLLKNLDKGKSIDQQISIQAGHKWTYENNDLTKNDLEYLKKKMDSILLSKDYSGVSHIVFTLAEPPMVMTSAAVAPRFDFQGKELQKISMQPEKIPSYIIVNSFSSASTGYICLSCIDEHIPAADQFYASLCNSKSIEDSLTAFIFLSIENNYLSEEWWSGLGKPQKSYIENLFSQGVTTPTVSDALIDTKDLGAFEIENTKLLNMKN; encoded by the coding sequence ATGAAGATAGGCAGAAATGCCCCCTGCTGGTGCGGCTCTGGAAAAAAATTCAAAAAATGCCACCTAGATAGAGACAAACAGACACCAATTAGCGAGCAGACTCTATACAAGCAGTTTAATAGCTTTTACTCACAAAAGTATTGCAGCGTCCCGGAACCTATGAAGGATGGATGCTCGGGTAAAATTGTTAAAGCGCACTCGATTTCAAAGAGCTCATCTTTGAAAGAAATCTCAAGTAATGGGCATGTCCTAACAACTTTCAAAACAGGCGCAAATTTCAACAATGGATTCGACATCAGCCCTCAAAAAATTGGGCTACAAAAGGCGTCGACTTTTACCGGCTTTTGCAACTACCACGATAATCATCTATTTCAGCCTATAGAGAAGAAAGACTTCGAGATTTCTGAAGAAAACTGCTTTTTAGTAGCCTACAGGGCTCTCACTCGAGAAATATTTGTCAAAGAAAAGTCCGCTGGAACATTTGATTTATTAAAGAATCTAGACAAGGGAAAGAGTATTGATCAGCAAATATCAATACAAGCTGGGCATAAGTGGACTTACGAAAACAATGATCTTACAAAAAACGATCTTGAATACCTAAAGAAAAAAATGGATTCAATATTGCTCAGCAAAGATTACAGCGGCGTTAGCCATATTGTTTTCACCCTAGCGGAGCCTCCTATGGTAATGACGAGCGCAGCAGTAGCTCCGCGGTTTGACTTTCAGGGAAAAGAGCTTCAAAAAATTTCTATGCAGCCCGAAAAAATTCCTAGCTATATCATAGTTAACTCCTTTTCAAGCGCCAGCACGGGCTATATTTGCCTTTCTTGCATAGATGAACATATTCCAGCTGCCGATCAATTCTACGCAAGTCTCTGCAACTCAAAATCTATCGAAGACTCATTAACCGCTTTTATTTTCTTGTCAATAGAGAACAATTATTTATCTGAAGAATGGTGGTCTGGACTAGGGAAACCCCAAAAATCTTATATTGAAAACTTGTTCTCTCAGGGAGTTACAACACCAACTGTTAGTGACGCCCTTATCGACACGAAAGATCTTGGCGCATTCGAGATAGAGAATACCAAACTTTTAAACATGAAAAATTGA
- a CDS encoding GIY-YIG nuclease family protein, translated as MGKKITIYMIDGVPEGPKTFEIGNWPGKAISAQRANAHTILSREEFENSGVYLLRSTAGSSDYDDSIYIGEAESLRIRIKQHLSGEKDFDSFICFYSRDDMLTKAHIKYLESRLVSIAKEAKSSEILNSNQPTLSKLSEADISDMEYFIEQISLILPVAGIRSLISSIANQETKENFEKGITYFLKSNRIEATMIEIPEGYLVRSGSKFSLKETGSISDGWKKLRAKLMDEDLVDTRGKVGTLKKDILFSSPSAAASTLLGAQSPGPIRWIDKNGATYKENQETTI; from the coding sequence GTGGGTAAGAAAATCACAATATATATGATCGATGGCGTCCCAGAAGGACCTAAGACATTCGAAATAGGTAACTGGCCAGGGAAAGCTATTTCTGCACAGAGAGCCAATGCACATACCATTCTTTCTCGTGAAGAATTCGAGAATTCAGGTGTCTACCTTCTTCGTTCTACAGCCGGATCATCCGATTATGATGATTCCATTTACATTGGCGAAGCAGAGTCTCTCCGAATAAGAATTAAGCAGCACTTATCTGGCGAAAAAGATTTCGATTCATTTATTTGTTTCTATTCTAGAGACGACATGCTTACCAAAGCTCACATTAAATACTTAGAATCTAGGCTCGTGAGCATCGCTAAAGAGGCAAAAAGTTCTGAAATTTTAAATTCTAATCAACCAACACTATCCAAACTATCAGAGGCAGACATTTCCGACATGGAGTATTTTATTGAACAGATTTCTCTAATACTCCCTGTCGCGGGGATTAGATCGTTAATAAGCTCTATTGCAAATCAAGAAACCAAAGAAAACTTCGAAAAAGGGATTACATACTTCCTCAAGAGCAATCGAATTGAAGCCACCATGATTGAGATCCCCGAAGGCTATCTAGTTCGCTCCGGAAGTAAATTTTCGCTAAAAGAAACTGGTTCAATCTCAGACGGATGGAAAAAACTCAGAGCAAAGCTAATGGATGAAGACTTAGTAGATACCAGAGGAAAAGTGGGAACCTTAAAGAAAGATATTTTATTTTCATCACCAAGTGCGGCTGCATCAACTTTGCTTGGCGCCCAATCTCCAGGACCGATAAGGTGGATCGATAAGAATGGAGCCACATACAAAGAAAACCAAGAAACAACCATATAA
- a CDS encoding hotdog fold domain-containing protein yields MTYEPSKSPILKLWKTLGGNGFGHWLVSKIVCFNAPYFSSIKPRFTQIKPGLVEVTLKKRRAVQNHIKTVHAIAMCNAAELAGGVCLDVSLNGNFRWIPVGMTVQYQKMAKTDLRAVCKVDDFHWDTAQDVVMPVSVFDTNARRSSTQTSPCGFHPRKNKLCRMVMTRFRVLSDSEYGRLPGSPPNSSRSGQ; encoded by the coding sequence ATGACCTACGAACCCTCCAAAAGCCCGATCCTGAAACTCTGGAAAACCCTCGGTGGCAATGGTTTTGGCCACTGGCTGGTGAGCAAGATTGTCTGTTTCAATGCACCCTACTTCAGCTCGATCAAACCGCGCTTTACCCAGATAAAGCCGGGCCTGGTTGAGGTAACACTGAAAAAGCGCCGCGCGGTGCAAAACCACATTAAAACCGTACACGCCATCGCCATGTGTAACGCCGCGGAGCTGGCGGGCGGCGTATGCCTGGACGTGTCCCTGAACGGCAACTTCCGCTGGATTCCGGTAGGTATGACCGTGCAATACCAGAAGATGGCCAAGACCGATTTGCGCGCCGTGTGTAAAGTGGATGACTTCCATTGGGATACTGCGCAGGATGTGGTGATGCCCGTCAGCGTGTTTGATACCAATGCGAGGAGGTCTTCCACGCAGACATCACCATGCGGATTTCACCCAAGAAAAAATAAGCTGTGCCGAATGGTTATGACGCGATTCAGAGTGCTATCCGATTCCGAGTATGGGCGCCTACCAGGAAGCCCCCCCAATTCCAGCAGATCAGGCCAATAA
- a CDS encoding SOS response-associated peptidase family protein, whose protein sequence is MCSLFDVDDHAGIERFIEEHGIHHPQQMIFGRRRRPTSKVSIVTARHGEPAVENAIWHLYLQRDGDDWKPHKKYWSINSNWKKLGQRPEYRKSRCLIPATAWVESQHGEHPVEFCFGNHKPFFFCGLYKTWGETVSCSIITLDAHPDTRKYHEKSFPMIAPDDDAFIEHWLGPGEDIMPFEPYLHADKEIGGEPLYVQPVRRATATEYVGSRQEV, encoded by the coding sequence ATGTGCAGCCTCTTTGATGTAGATGACCACGCAGGTATTGAACGATTCATCGAAGAACACGGCATTCACCACCCGCAACAAATGATCTTCGGCCGCCGACGGCGCCCCACATCCAAGGTCAGTATCGTCACAGCCCGCCACGGCGAACCCGCGGTTGAGAACGCCATCTGGCACCTTTACCTGCAGCGGGACGGCGACGACTGGAAGCCCCACAAGAAGTACTGGTCCATCAACAGCAACTGGAAAAAGCTGGGACAACGCCCGGAATACCGCAAATCCCGCTGCCTGATCCCCGCCACCGCCTGGGTGGAAAGCCAGCACGGCGAGCACCCCGTCGAGTTCTGCTTTGGGAATCACAAACCGTTCTTTTTCTGCGGGCTGTACAAGACCTGGGGTGAGACCGTGAGCTGCAGCATCATCACCTTGGATGCCCACCCGGATACCAGAAAGTATCACGAGAAAAGCTTCCCAATGATTGCCCCGGACGATGATGCGTTTATCGAGCACTGGCTGGGCCCCGGCGAAGACATCATGCCCTTTGAGCCTTATTTACACGCGGATAAGGAAATCGGTGGGGAGCCGCTTTACGTACAGCCGGTTAGGAGAGCCACCGCTACGGAGTATGTTGGTTCACGGCAGGAAGTCTGA
- a CDS encoding hotdog fold domain-containing protein codes for MTYTPSKSPVLKLWKSLGSNGFGRWLVSKIVCFNAPYFSSIKPRFTQIKPGLVEVTLKKRRAVQNHIKTVHAIAMCNAAELAGGVCLDVSLNGNFRWIPVGMTVQYLKMAKTDLRAVCKVDDFHWDTAQDVVMPVSVFDTNGEEVFHADITMRISPKKK; via the coding sequence ATGACTTACACACCCTCCAAAAGTCCGGTCCTGAAACTCTGGAAAAGCTTAGGCAGCAATGGCTTTGGCCGCTGGCTGGTGAGCAAGATTGTCTGTTTCAATGCCCCCTACTTCAGCTCGATCAAACCGCGCTTTACCCAGATAAAGCCGGGCCTGGTTGAGGTAACACTGAAAAAGCGCCGCGCGGTGCAAAACCACATTAAAACCGTACACGCCATCGCCATGTGTAACGCCGCGGAGCTGGCGGGCGGCGTATGCCTGGACGTGTCCCTGAACGGCAACTTCCGCTGGATTCCGGTAGGTATGACCGTGCAATACCTGAAGATGGCCAAGACCGATTTGCGCGCCGTGTGTAAAGTGGATGACTTCCATTGGGATACTGCGCAGGATGTGGTGATGCCCGTCAGCGTGTTTGATACCAATGGCGAGGAAGTCTTCCACGCGGACATCACCATGCGAATTTCACCCAAGAAAAAATAA
- a CDS encoding DUF6482 family protein, with amino-acid sequence MNLQILSLEGQFYLVRTVDESGSHLLTDRRNNPYRFHCLEEIRDHFGRHKLEEVWLEQHTPYEEMCGLSDDTGPLKIKLSW; translated from the coding sequence ATGAACCTGCAGATTCTCTCTTTAGAGGGACAGTTTTATCTCGTAAGGACGGTAGATGAGTCCGGTTCACACCTCTTAACTGACCGTCGAAACAACCCTTACAGGTTTCATTGTCTTGAGGAGATCCGAGATCACTTCGGGAGGCATAAACTGGAAGAGGTATGGTTGGAACAACATACTCCCTATGAAGAGATGTGTGGATTATCCGACGATACTGGGCCATTAAAAATAAAACTGAGTTGGTAA
- a CDS encoding GNAT family N-acetyltransferase — translation MSIQPYTFEWSSFDQLTPSELYEILRVRQEVFTVEQDCPYQDADGKDQHAWHLVCWDSDTSSPTALAYLRVVFPGKKYPEPSIGRVLTSKAVRGTGIGKALMECAIEHTQREYPGAPIRISAQLYLKKFYGDLGFKQVSQPYDEDGIPHIEMLRNG, via the coding sequence ATGTCGATTCAGCCTTATACTTTCGAATGGTCGAGTTTTGACCAACTAACGCCCAGCGAACTCTATGAAATCCTCCGCGTCCGCCAGGAAGTATTTACCGTAGAGCAGGATTGCCCCTACCAGGATGCGGACGGTAAGGACCAGCACGCCTGGCACCTGGTCTGTTGGGACAGCGATACAAGCTCCCCCACCGCCCTCGCCTACCTGCGCGTGGTGTTTCCCGGTAAGAAATACCCGGAACCCTCAATCGGTCGGGTTCTGACCAGTAAAGCGGTGCGCGGCACTGGCATTGGGAAGGCATTGATGGAATGCGCAATTGAGCACACGCAGCGGGAATACCCAGGTGCACCTATTCGTATTTCTGCCCAGCTGTATCTGAAAAAGTTCTACGGAGATCTGGGCTTCAAGCAGGTATCGCAACCTTACGACGAGGATGGTATTCCGCATATTGAAATGTTGCGGAATGGGTAA